The following coding sequences lie in one Cupriavidus sp. WKF15 genomic window:
- a CDS encoding PhaM family polyhydroxyalkanoate granule multifunctional regulatory protein, producing the protein MFGQIPDFTNGFEFMRKLWGSGAGLSGSLMPGLQAAMTPPMDLEDLDKRIHDLKAVESWLQLNTNLLHTTIQGLEVQRATLVALQTFGNALSPEAMQNAMESVARAANAPSASPSPSAQRPAASDKPADAAAASAQEAAEPGAQAGSGKSADTAPPPNASLWWDMLQQQFNQIASGAAAASIAPFGMSGFATGTPAAAAKPDEKPAANPAGTDKSASGPARKSGTAPKGATKDAAKSTAARKKPSGAGKAAKPDNGNE; encoded by the coding sequence ATGTTCGGACAGATTCCTGATTTCACCAACGGCTTCGAATTCATGCGCAAGCTGTGGGGCAGCGGCGCGGGCTTGTCCGGCAGCCTGATGCCCGGCCTGCAGGCAGCCATGACGCCCCCCATGGATCTCGAAGACCTCGACAAGCGCATCCACGACCTGAAGGCCGTGGAAAGCTGGCTGCAGCTCAACACCAACCTGCTGCACACCACGATCCAGGGCCTGGAGGTGCAGCGCGCCACGCTGGTCGCGCTGCAGACCTTCGGCAATGCACTGTCGCCCGAGGCCATGCAGAACGCAATGGAAAGCGTCGCGCGCGCTGCCAATGCGCCGAGTGCCTCGCCCTCGCCCTCTGCGCAGCGCCCTGCCGCCAGCGACAAGCCGGCAGATGCAGCGGCGGCCTCTGCGCAGGAAGCGGCGGAACCCGGCGCGCAGGCGGGGTCAGGCAAGAGCGCGGACACGGCCCCGCCGCCCAACGCATCGCTATGGTGGGACATGCTGCAGCAGCAGTTTAACCAGATCGCGAGCGGCGCGGCGGCGGCCAGCATTGCCCCGTTCGGCATGAGCGGCTTTGCTACCGGTACGCCCGCCGCGGCGGCGAAGCCGGACGAAAAGCCCGCCGCCAATCCCGCTGGCACGGACAAGTCCGCGTCCGGCCCCGCGCGCAAGAGTGGCACCGCGCCGAAGGGGGCCACGAAGGACGCAGCCAAGAGCACTGCCGCGCGCAAGAAGCCATCGGGCGCTGGCAAGGCAGCCAAACCCGATAACGGCAACGAATAA
- a CDS encoding enoyl-CoA hydratase/isomerase family protein — MTIPTPAPTPLSSRYERYRALTLRQHGPILEIIMGAAQSANQKLATADANMHRELAEIWRDVSADPEVRVALIRGEGKGFSAGGDLSLVEDMANDFETRTRVWHEARDLVYNVINCDKPVVSAMHGPAVGAGLVAGLLADISIAAKTARIVDGHTRLGVAAGDHAAIVWPLLCGMAKAKYYLMLCESVSGEEAERIGLVSLAVEEDELVARAFDVANRLAAGSQTAIRWTKYALNNWLRMAGPAFDSSLALEFMGFAGPDVHEGMASLRQKRPPEFK, encoded by the coding sequence ATGACGATACCGACCCCAGCTCCCACGCCGCTCTCTTCCCGCTACGAACGCTATCGCGCACTCACGCTGCGCCAGCATGGCCCGATCCTTGAAATCATCATGGGCGCGGCCCAATCGGCCAACCAGAAACTGGCCACCGCGGACGCCAATATGCACCGCGAGCTGGCCGAGATCTGGCGCGACGTGTCGGCCGACCCCGAGGTGCGCGTGGCGCTGATCCGCGGCGAGGGCAAGGGCTTTTCCGCCGGCGGCGACCTGTCGCTGGTGGAGGACATGGCCAATGACTTCGAGACCCGCACGCGCGTCTGGCACGAGGCGCGCGACCTCGTCTACAACGTCATCAACTGCGACAAGCCGGTGGTCTCGGCCATGCACGGCCCGGCCGTGGGCGCGGGCCTGGTGGCCGGGCTGCTGGCCGATATCTCGATCGCGGCGAAGACCGCGCGCATCGTCGACGGGCACACGCGCCTGGGCGTGGCGGCCGGCGACCATGCCGCGATCGTGTGGCCCCTGCTGTGCGGAATGGCCAAGGCCAAGTACTATCTGATGCTGTGCGAGTCGGTCAGCGGCGAGGAAGCCGAGCGGATCGGCCTGGTCTCGCTGGCGGTGGAAGAGGACGAACTGGTCGCGCGCGCGTTCGACGTGGCAAACCGGCTGGCGGCCGGTTCGCAGACGGCGATCCGCTGGACCAAGTACGCTCTCAACAACTGGCTGCGCATGGCCGGCCCCGCCTTCGATTCCTCGCTGGCGCTCGAATTCATGGGCTTTGCCGGCCCCGACGTGCACGAAGGCATGGCGAGCCTGCGCCAGAAGCGGCCGCCTGAGTTCAAGTAG
- a CDS encoding fumarylacetoacetate hydrolase family protein translates to MKLATLKDGSRDGQLAVVSRDLKTAHYAADIAGRLQTVLDDWAFYAPQLQDLYDALNAGRARHPFPFDPKHCMAPLPRAYQWADGSAYVNHVELVRKARGAEMPPEFWTDPLMYQGGSDDFLGPYDDIVCASEAFGIDFEAEVAVITGDVKMGATAEQAAEAIRLVMLANDVSLRNLIPAELGKGFGFFQSKPATAFSPVAVTPDELGEAWRERKVHLPMTVHWNSKKVGHPDCGTDMVFDFGQLIAHICKTRNVRAGSIVGSGTISNVDRKKGYACIAEKRMLETIEDGKPSTEFMKFGDAVKIEMFDAQGHSVFGAIDQLVAQP, encoded by the coding sequence ATGAAACTCGCCACCCTCAAGGATGGCTCGCGCGACGGCCAGCTGGCGGTCGTCTCGCGCGACCTGAAGACCGCCCACTACGCCGCCGATATCGCCGGCCGCCTGCAGACCGTGCTGGACGACTGGGCCTTCTACGCGCCGCAACTGCAGGACCTGTACGACGCCCTCAATGCGGGCCGCGCGCGTCACCCGTTCCCGTTCGATCCGAAGCACTGCATGGCGCCGCTGCCGCGCGCCTACCAGTGGGCCGACGGCTCGGCCTATGTCAACCACGTGGAGCTCGTGCGCAAGGCCCGCGGCGCCGAGATGCCGCCCGAGTTCTGGACCGACCCCCTGATGTACCAGGGCGGCTCCGACGATTTCCTGGGCCCGTACGACGACATCGTGTGCGCCAGCGAAGCCTTCGGCATCGACTTCGAGGCCGAGGTCGCCGTCATCACCGGCGATGTGAAGATGGGTGCCACGGCCGAGCAGGCCGCCGAGGCCATCCGCCTGGTGATGCTGGCCAACGATGTGTCGCTGCGCAACCTGATCCCGGCGGAACTCGGCAAGGGCTTCGGCTTCTTCCAGAGCAAGCCGGCCACGGCGTTTTCGCCGGTGGCGGTCACGCCCGATGAACTTGGCGAGGCCTGGCGCGAGCGCAAGGTGCACCTGCCGATGACCGTGCACTGGAACAGCAAGAAAGTGGGCCATCCCGACTGCGGCACCGACATGGTGTTCGACTTCGGCCAGCTCATCGCGCATATCTGCAAGACGCGCAACGTGCGCGCCGGCAGCATCGTCGGCTCGGGCACCATCTCCAACGTAGACCGCAAGAAGGGCTACGCCTGCATCGCCGAAAAGCGCATGCTCGAGACCATCGAGGACGGCAAGCCTTCCACCGAGTTCATGAAATTCGGCGACGCGGTGAAGATCGAGATGTTCGACGCACAGGGCCATTCCGTGTTCGGCGCCATCGACCAGCTCGTGGCGCAGCCCTGA
- a CDS encoding tripartite tricarboxylate transporter substrate binding protein: MTPFRPARAALRATCTFAAFAATAVLSLGAAAPASATDAWPSQPIRWVVPYPAGGGTDVVARTLGQAISPALGKQVVVDNRPGAATIVGADAVAHAKPDGYTVLTADTATLAANPSLYKKLPYNAEKDFVHVGMVARFPLVLVAAPNFPAKTLKEVIDYAQKNPGKVNFASPGAGSPHHLAMELFMDQAHIKMTHVPYKGAAPAVQDLLAGQVDLMFVDLASGQQNVTAGKLRAIGVATPRRLAVLPNVPTVAEGGVAGFEAYAWQGVVAPAGTPKPVVTRLNAELVKALKSPEVQKRMEGVGVEPVSSTPEEFAQYAHAEAERWGKLIKAKGITVD; the protein is encoded by the coding sequence ATGACGCCTTTCCGCCCCGCGCGCGCCGCGCTGCGCGCCACCTGTACCTTTGCCGCCTTCGCCGCCACCGCTGTGCTTTCGCTCGGCGCCGCCGCACCCGCCAGTGCCACAGACGCATGGCCATCGCAGCCGATCCGCTGGGTGGTGCCTTACCCGGCCGGCGGCGGCACCGACGTGGTGGCGCGCACACTGGGCCAGGCCATTTCCCCGGCGCTGGGCAAGCAGGTGGTGGTCGACAACCGGCCGGGCGCGGCGACCATCGTCGGCGCTGACGCCGTCGCCCACGCCAAGCCGGACGGCTACACGGTACTGACCGCCGACACCGCGACGCTGGCTGCCAATCCGTCCCTGTACAAGAAGCTGCCCTACAACGCCGAGAAGGACTTCGTGCACGTTGGCATGGTGGCGCGCTTCCCGCTGGTGCTGGTGGCCGCGCCCAACTTCCCGGCCAAGACGCTCAAGGAAGTCATCGACTACGCGCAGAAGAACCCCGGCAAGGTCAACTTTGCCTCGCCGGGCGCCGGCAGCCCGCACCACCTGGCTATGGAACTGTTCATGGACCAGGCCCACATCAAGATGACCCACGTGCCCTACAAGGGCGCCGCACCGGCCGTGCAGGACCTGCTGGCCGGACAGGTGGACCTGATGTTCGTGGACCTGGCGTCGGGCCAGCAGAACGTCACCGCCGGCAAGCTGCGCGCCATCGGCGTGGCCACGCCCAGGCGCCTGGCCGTGCTGCCCAATGTGCCGACCGTGGCCGAAGGCGGCGTCGCCGGCTTCGAGGCCTACGCCTGGCAAGGGGTCGTGGCGCCGGCCGGCACGCCCAAGCCAGTTGTGACCCGTCTCAATGCCGAACTGGTCAAGGCGCTGAAGAGTCCCGAGGTGCAGAAACGGATGGAAGGCGTCGGCGTGGAGCCGGTCTCGAGCACGCCGGAAGAGTTCGCGCAATATGCGCACGCCGAAGCCGAGCGCTGGGGCAAGCTCATCAAGGCCAAGGGCATCACGGTAGACTAA
- a CDS encoding IclR family transcriptional regulator has product MTEPDEDDAKLRSGIQSIEVGFKLLQALAASPRAMMLRDLAAAAEMNPAKAHRYLVSFLRLGAVAQDPVSGRYDLGPFALQLGLAGLNRLDPVKKARPILSQLRDEIDLTAGIAVWGNHGPTIVHWEESSHPVTVSLRLGDVMPMLNSATGRLYGAYLSRKQTQPLIERELAARGQDDVPDIPASAADYDAICADVRAHGAARTRGGVLPGINAFSMPVFDANGHLAMGLIVLGAQSIFDAEWGGTVDRRVREIAQQLSSELGYLGAAQTAGRTGNS; this is encoded by the coding sequence ATGACCGAACCAGACGAAGACGACGCCAAGCTGCGCTCCGGTATCCAGTCCATCGAGGTGGGTTTCAAGCTGCTGCAGGCGCTGGCCGCCTCGCCGCGCGCGATGATGCTGCGCGACCTTGCCGCCGCCGCCGAGATGAACCCGGCCAAGGCGCACCGCTACCTGGTCAGCTTCCTGCGGCTGGGGGCCGTGGCGCAGGACCCGGTAAGCGGGCGCTACGACCTGGGGCCGTTCGCCCTGCAACTCGGGCTGGCGGGCCTGAACCGGCTCGATCCGGTCAAGAAGGCGCGGCCGATCCTGTCGCAGTTGCGCGACGAGATCGACCTGACCGCGGGCATCGCCGTGTGGGGCAATCACGGGCCCACCATCGTGCACTGGGAGGAGTCGAGCCACCCGGTCACCGTCAGCCTGCGGCTCGGCGACGTGATGCCCATGCTGAACTCCGCCACTGGCCGCCTGTACGGCGCCTACCTGTCGCGCAAGCAGACCCAGCCGCTGATCGAGCGCGAACTGGCCGCGCGCGGGCAGGACGATGTGCCCGACATTCCGGCCAGCGCTGCCGACTACGATGCCATCTGTGCCGACGTGCGCGCGCATGGCGCGGCGCGTACGCGCGGCGGCGTGCTGCCCGGCATCAACGCCTTCTCGATGCCCGTGTTCGATGCCAATGGCCATCTGGCCATGGGTTTGATCGTGCTGGGCGCACAGAGCATATTCGATGCAGAATGGGGTGGTACGGTCGATCGCCGCGTGCGTGAGATCGCCCAACAGCTCTCATCGGAACTCGGCTACCTTGGCGCCGCCCAAACGGCCGGACGGACCGGCAACTCCTGA
- a CDS encoding DUF3108 domain-containing protein, giving the protein MLAVIGFLRMPGPLIPLDVSETPALEAVLLPPPKPVRPPPAEPKPAPKPRPAAPQPAPKPVETPPEPPAPAVATSERGTTETVTGSGGSGTAPNATPAPSPPAPPGPPAQDGEKYVAPPSATMHYASFVNGVQNPDGLIRWEQDGKRYRLSVETRVLWFRFAFQSSGAMTENGLLPERYEENRRGKSEAARFDQAAGTVAFSPGTQAALAPGAQDRFSVFLQLVGRVRGNPQRYASPGVTETFQVADTRDMQPMQVQYVGEEEIDIGRGMVRAKHFVRLQRHAGDRRRVEIWLAQALGWMPVRLRQTEPDGTQIDLVYRSTEGQ; this is encoded by the coding sequence ATGCTGGCCGTGATCGGCTTCCTGCGCATGCCTGGCCCGCTGATTCCGCTCGATGTCAGCGAAACACCGGCGCTCGAGGCGGTACTGCTGCCGCCGCCGAAGCCGGTGCGCCCGCCCCCCGCCGAGCCAAAGCCCGCGCCAAAGCCACGCCCGGCGGCGCCGCAGCCCGCGCCCAAGCCGGTTGAAACGCCCCCAGAGCCGCCGGCGCCCGCCGTGGCGACATCCGAACGTGGCACCACGGAAACCGTTACCGGCTCCGGCGGCAGCGGTACCGCGCCGAACGCCACGCCTGCGCCTTCCCCGCCGGCCCCCCCGGGCCCACCCGCGCAGGACGGCGAGAAATACGTGGCGCCGCCTTCGGCCACCATGCACTACGCCAGCTTCGTCAACGGCGTGCAGAACCCGGATGGGCTGATCCGCTGGGAGCAGGATGGCAAGCGCTACCGCCTGTCGGTCGAGACGCGCGTGCTGTGGTTTCGCTTCGCATTCCAGAGCAGCGGCGCCATGACCGAGAACGGCCTGCTGCCGGAGCGTTATGAGGAAAACCGGCGTGGCAAGTCCGAAGCCGCGCGCTTCGACCAGGCCGCCGGCACGGTGGCGTTCTCGCCAGGCACGCAGGCGGCGCTGGCCCCGGGCGCGCAGGACCGGTTCAGCGTCTTCCTGCAACTGGTCGGGCGGGTACGCGGCAATCCGCAACGCTATGCGTCGCCGGGCGTCACCGAAACCTTCCAGGTGGCCGATACGCGCGACATGCAACCGATGCAGGTGCAGTATGTTGGAGAGGAGGAGATCGATATCGGCCGCGGCATGGTACGCGCCAAGCATTTCGTGCGGCTGCAACGGCACGCCGGCGACCGGCGGCGCGTCGAGATCTGGCTCGCGCAGGCGCTTGGCTGGATGCCGGTGAGGCTGCGCCAGACCGAGCCGGACGGTACGCAGATCGACCTCGTCTATCGCAGTACCGAGGGCCAGTAA
- a CDS encoding alpha/beta fold hydrolase, with amino-acid sequence MTASTVATAPSETHRIHVDGVDLHVRVDGADGPWVVLAHALGANHTLWDATARHLCARYRVVRPDMRGHGSSSAPVGPYAMMRLADDVAAIMDALQIPQAHFCGISVGGMIGQTLGVRHAERLLSLTLVATISHTPLDAHPMWHNRIGQVEAHGMSGLADATLERWLTEPFRHAHADEVARIRAMLLATPVRGYVGVGQAIMAFDAASALHRIHCPTLVVAGEHDQGATVAMAQSIAAAIPGARLEVLPAAHLVPVEQPDRFHAALDSFLGHAACGGQCDVP; translated from the coding sequence ATGACCGCCAGCACCGTAGCCACCGCACCGAGCGAGACGCATCGCATCCACGTCGATGGCGTCGACCTGCACGTCCGCGTGGACGGCGCCGACGGGCCCTGGGTGGTCCTTGCGCACGCGCTCGGCGCCAACCACACGCTCTGGGACGCCACCGCCCGCCACCTGTGCGCGCGCTATCGCGTCGTGCGTCCGGACATGCGCGGCCACGGCAGTAGCAGTGCCCCGGTAGGGCCCTACGCGATGATGCGGCTGGCCGACGACGTGGCGGCCATCATGGACGCGCTGCAGATCCCGCAGGCGCATTTCTGCGGCATTTCGGTGGGCGGCATGATCGGCCAGACGCTGGGCGTGCGCCATGCCGAGCGCCTGCTGTCGCTGACGCTGGTGGCGACCATCAGCCATACACCGCTCGACGCACACCCGATGTGGCACAACCGGATCGGGCAGGTCGAAGCGCATGGCATGTCGGGCCTGGCCGATGCCACGCTGGAGCGCTGGCTGACCGAACCTTTTCGCCATGCGCATGCTGACGAAGTCGCGCGCATCCGCGCCATGTTGCTGGCCACGCCGGTGCGCGGCTATGTCGGCGTGGGGCAGGCCATCATGGCGTTCGATGCAGCCAGTGCGCTGCATCGCATCCATTGCCCCACGCTGGTCGTGGCGGGCGAGCACGACCAGGGTGCGACGGTGGCCATGGCGCAGTCCATCGCCGCGGCGATTCCCGGTGCGCGGCTCGAAGTCTTGCCCGCGGCGCATCTGGTGCCGGTGGAGCAGCCAGACCGCTTCCACGCCGCCCTGGACAGCTTCCTTGGCCACGCCGCATGCGGCGGCCAATGCGACGTTCCATAA
- a CDS encoding DUF3567 domain-containing protein, which produces MQMIYNSDNYCIVEFGADVEQAPLEFGGYEIVDKNMKREIFLGGKLAENFRADVQRLIESEPSVEEVDDFLGKFDTVMTHPLVMH; this is translated from the coding sequence ATGCAAATGATCTACAACAGCGACAACTACTGCATCGTCGAATTCGGTGCGGATGTCGAGCAAGCGCCTCTCGAATTCGGCGGTTACGAAATCGTCGACAAGAACATGAAGCGCGAGATTTTCCTCGGCGGCAAGCTGGCCGAGAATTTCCGCGCCGACGTGCAACGGTTGATTGAAAGCGAGCCGTCGGTGGAAGAGGTTGATGATTTCCTCGGGAAGTTCGATACGGTGATGACGCATCCGCTGGTGATGCATTGA
- a CDS encoding rhodanese-like domain-containing protein, whose translation MEHLSPADAQKLLLESPDTLFIDCRSEMEYLFVGHPKSAHNVPWNDGPDWEVNPHFVQVVKKLAGHVSARPVLLICRSGNRSTAAARALEGAGFANVYNVLHGFEGDLDSERHRNTVNGWRFEGLPWEQY comes from the coding sequence ATGGAACACCTCAGCCCCGCCGACGCCCAGAAGCTGCTGCTGGAGTCACCCGACACACTGTTCATCGATTGCCGCAGCGAAATGGAGTACCTGTTCGTCGGCCACCCCAAGAGCGCGCACAACGTGCCGTGGAATGACGGCCCGGACTGGGAGGTGAATCCCCATTTCGTGCAGGTCGTGAAAAAGCTGGCGGGGCACGTCTCGGCGCGGCCCGTGCTGCTGATCTGCCGCAGCGGCAACCGCTCCACGGCCGCGGCGCGGGCCCTGGAAGGCGCCGGGTTCGCGAACGTGTACAACGTGCTGCACGGATTCGAAGGCGATCTCGATTCCGAGCGGCATCGGAATACGGTGAACGGCTGGAGATTCGAGGGATTGCCGTGGGAGCAATATTGA
- a CDS encoding homocysteine S-methyltransferase family protein, whose translation MSAPDQPTLRPYTRAANLPRLLRERILILDGAMGTMIQRYKLTEADYRGERFAEHKVDVKGNNELLLLTRPQVISEIHEQYLAAGADIIETNTFGATSVAQEDYKMADLAYEMNVVAARLARAACDKYSTPDKPRFVAGAFGPTPKTASISPDVNDPGARNITFEELRASYYEQGKGLLEGGADVFLVETIFDTLNAKAALFAIDQLFEDTGERLPVMISGTVTDASGRILSGQTVEAFWNSLRHVKPVTFGLNCALGATLMRPYIAELAKVCDVAISCYPNAGLPNPMSETGFDETPEVTSSLVEEFAASGLVNLVGGCCGTTPEHIAAIAQRVANKSPRTWPGQYSEAA comes from the coding sequence ATGAGTGCCCCTGACCAACCCACCTTGCGTCCCTATACCCGGGCTGCCAACCTGCCCCGGCTGCTGCGCGAGCGCATCCTGATCCTGGACGGCGCCATGGGCACCATGATCCAGCGCTACAAGCTCACCGAAGCCGACTATCGCGGCGAGCGGTTCGCGGAACACAAGGTGGACGTGAAGGGCAACAACGAACTGCTGCTGCTCACGCGCCCGCAGGTCATCAGCGAGATCCACGAGCAGTATCTCGCCGCCGGCGCGGACATCATCGAGACCAATACCTTCGGTGCCACCAGCGTGGCGCAGGAAGACTACAAGATGGCCGACCTCGCGTACGAAATGAACGTCGTGGCGGCCAGGCTCGCACGCGCGGCCTGCGACAAGTACAGCACGCCCGACAAGCCGCGCTTCGTCGCCGGCGCGTTCGGCCCGACGCCGAAGACCGCCAGCATCTCGCCCGACGTGAACGACCCGGGCGCGCGCAATATCACGTTCGAGGAGCTGCGCGCGTCGTACTACGAACAGGGCAAGGGGCTGCTCGAGGGCGGTGCCGATGTGTTCCTGGTCGAGACGATCTTCGATACGCTCAACGCCAAGGCCGCGCTGTTCGCGATCGACCAGCTGTTCGAGGACACCGGCGAGCGCCTGCCCGTGATGATCTCGGGCACCGTGACCGATGCCTCGGGCCGCATTCTCTCGGGCCAGACCGTGGAAGCATTCTGGAACAGCCTGCGCCACGTGAAGCCTGTGACCTTCGGCCTGAACTGCGCGCTGGGCGCGACGCTGATGCGTCCGTACATCGCCGAACTGGCGAAGGTGTGCGACGTGGCGATTTCCTGCTACCCGAACGCCGGCTTGCCCAATCCGATGAGCGAGACCGGCTTCGATGAAACGCCGGAAGTCACCTCGTCGCTGGTGGAGGAATTCGCCGCGTCCGGCCTGGTGAACCTGGTGGGCGGCTGCTGCGGCACCACGCCCGAACATATTGCCGCGATCGCCCAGCGCGTGGCCAACAAGAGCCCGCGCACCTGGCCGGGCCAGTACAGCGAAGCCGCCTGA